A region of Candidatus Bathyarchaeota archaeon DNA encodes the following proteins:
- a CDS encoding ECF transporter S component, producing MSEKSNKIFFLFLIFSLFILVILPLILAFLNVNFLLEKWSLISFGAIIITITGLIIDFRKHYLNSRIISLTIALGALTALLRIPFAPLPNVNPCTYLIICSGIAFGSHIGFFIGVLTPLISNLLLGHGPWTPLQMYSWGLIGGLAGSLNFNHYMINRWKLGLLGFIAGYLYGFIMNIWFWYSYFYPINLTTFIIAELQGLPFDTFHAIGNFAFLIILGDKTLKVFLFFKEGNPSRIKNIKK from the coding sequence TTGAGCGAAAAATCAAATAAAATATTTTTTCTTTTTTTAATTTTTTCTTTATTTATTTTAGTGATTTTACCTTTAATTTTAGCTTTTCTAAATGTAAATTTTCTTTTGGAGAAGTGGAGTTTAATTTCTTTTGGTGCAATAATAATCACTATTACTGGTTTAATTATAGATTTTAGAAAACATTATTTAAACTCAAGAATTATAAGTTTAACTATTGCTTTAGGAGCTTTAACAGCTTTATTAAGAATTCCTTTTGCACCTTTACCAAATGTTAATCCATGCACTTACCTTATTATTTGCTCAGGTATAGCCTTTGGTTCACATATAGGATTTTTTATAGGAGTGTTAACTCCCTTAATTTCAAATTTACTTTTAGGACATGGACCTTGGACGCCGTTACAAATGTATTCTTGGGGTCTCATTGGCGGCTTAGCTGGATCATTAAACTTTAACCATTACATGATTAATCGTTGGAAGCTTGGTTTATTAGGATTTATAGCAGGTTATCTTTATGGTTTTATAATGAATATATGGTTTTGGTACTCTTATTTTTACCCTATAAACTTAACAACATTCATTATTGCTGAGCTTCAAGGTTTACCTTTCGATACTTTTCATGCGATTGGAAATTTTGCTTTCTTAATTATTTTAGGAGATAAAACCTTAAAGGTTTTCCTATTTTTTAAGGAGGGAAACCCGTCTAGAATTAAAAATATAAAAAAATAA
- a CDS encoding DUF4430 domain-containing protein — protein MVMKKTKFLFSSLLILIMFLFNAKTLFGIGIGVNPPQLEYIVTTYSTIQKDLWVFNTGNIPAQYTLYVDTQYQSLFSFSVNNFILNPGENQKVSVIFDPSKDLSKLNLNINLYVKGSAVNSNIEVGTIVKIKVIYQLSGTTTLAGKYFPLNPSDPEIINALNYFRAMQDSSGSIGGFSVSCWVVMAIASAGYDPHNFKKNTNSVVDYIINNKNQIDQTKVTDLSKFILALTAAYENPRNIGGVNYVSLLEATFRNNQFGDELMLNDDFWAVMALISAGIDKNDPKIQNAVNFIKAHQNNDGGWSWTINGISDVDDTAAAIMALIAAGENKQSSPILNALNYLKTQLHSDGGFIYMGEANAASNAWGIMALVATGVNPTSVEWVRNNKSPVDILLSLQNSDGSFSYIKGQSGSVWWTAYAIPALLGKFYPIQESFITQLTTTTTLTSLFTSVTTQTLTTQTATKNQVYIRIEDVTETVWRGWIEIPSSTTITCYNSGKSYNIPGDNVLAILNEASKLGGFTYTVSDQWYPDLGFYVDSINGHKAEGIYGWLYRVNYILGNTAINNFKIHPLDEILIYWGTDKTKPLKIEIQPLKLEIDVGESLTIIVKYRDDLTGEWHPLPGAIVHVNDSYITNNEGKIFITFNEKKVYCIYAEKWGSTPEDQYVKSDIVYIGVGVPIPEFSSQILFLTFIILTETWILMKIMKRRRMKAN, from the coding sequence ATGGTCATGAAAAAAACAAAATTTCTGTTTTCGTCTCTCCTAATTTTAATTATGTTTCTTTTTAATGCTAAAACACTCTTTGGTATAGGTATAGGTGTTAATCCACCACAACTTGAATATATAGTAACAACATATTCAACAATTCAAAAGGATTTATGGGTTTTTAATACGGGTAATATTCCAGCTCAATATACTTTATATGTTGATACACAATATCAATCTTTATTCTCCTTTAGCGTTAACAATTTTATTCTTAATCCTGGAGAAAATCAAAAAGTTTCAGTAATATTTGATCCGTCTAAAGACTTAAGTAAATTAAATTTAAACATAAACCTTTATGTAAAAGGTTCTGCTGTAAACTCTAACATTGAAGTTGGAACAATAGTTAAAATTAAGGTTATTTATCAATTAAGTGGAACCACAACTTTAGCAGGAAAATATTTTCCATTAAACCCTTCGGATCCAGAAATAATTAATGCTCTTAACTATTTTAGAGCAATGCAAGATTCAAGTGGAAGTATTGGAGGCTTTAGTGTTAGTTGTTGGGTTGTTATGGCTATTGCTTCAGCGGGTTACGATCCTCACAACTTTAAGAAAAATACTAATTCAGTAGTTGATTACATTATTAATAACAAAAATCAAATTGATCAAACTAAAGTAACAGACCTTTCGAAATTTATTCTTGCTTTAACAGCTGCTTATGAAAATCCTAGAAATATTGGAGGTGTGAATTATGTTTCTTTGCTTGAGGCAACGTTTCGTAATAATCAATTTGGTGATGAATTAATGCTTAATGATGATTTTTGGGCTGTTATGGCTTTAATTTCCGCTGGAATCGATAAAAATGATCCTAAAATACAAAATGCAGTAAACTTTATTAAAGCACATCAAAATAATGATGGCGGCTGGAGCTGGACTATAAATGGGATAAGCGATGTTGATGATACTGCAGCAGCAATAATGGCATTAATAGCTGCTGGTGAAAATAAGCAATCTTCACCAATTCTTAATGCATTAAATTATTTGAAAACTCAGCTTCATTCAGATGGAGGTTTTATCTATATGGGTGAAGCTAATGCTGCTTCAAATGCATGGGGGATAATGGCTCTTGTAGCTACAGGTGTAAATCCAACAAGTGTAGAATGGGTGAGAAATAATAAAAGTCCTGTAGATATTCTTTTAAGCCTTCAAAATAGTGACGGTTCTTTTAGTTATATAAAAGGTCAAAGTGGTAGTGTATGGTGGACAGCATATGCGATTCCCGCTCTTTTAGGTAAATTTTATCCTATTCAAGAATCTTTTATTACTCAACTAACAACTACAACAACATTAACCTCCTTATTCACAAGTGTTACAACACAAACCTTGACTACTCAAACAGCAACAAAAAATCAAGTTTATATCAGAATTGAAGATGTTACTGAAACTGTTTGGCGTGGTTGGATTGAAATTCCCTCTTCAACTACTATTACTTGCTATAATAGTGGCAAATCATATAATATTCCCGGCGACAATGTTTTGGCGATTTTAAATGAAGCATCAAAACTTGGAGGTTTCACTTATACGGTGTCAGACCAATGGTATCCTGATTTAGGTTTTTATGTGGATTCTATTAATGGTCACAAAGCTGAAGGAATTTATGGATGGCTCTATAGGGTAAATTACATTTTAGGGAATACCGCAATTAACAACTTTAAAATTCATCCTTTAGATGAAATTCTAATTTATTGGGGAACAGATAAAACTAAACCTTTGAAGATTGAAATTCAACCTTTAAAACTTGAAATTGACGTAGGCGAGTCACTTACTATTATTGTGAAGTATAGAGATGACTTAACTGGTGAATGGCATCCTCTTCCAGGAGCAATAGTTCATGTTAACGATTCATACATTACTAATAATGAAGGTAAAATTTTTATTACATTTAATGAAAAGAAAGTATATTGCATTTACGCTGAGAAATGGGGTTCAACCCCTGAAGATCAATATGTTAAAAGTGATATAGTATATATTGGGGTTGGTGTACCAATTCCAGAGTTTTCTTCACAAATATTGTTTTTAACTTTCATAATTTTAACTGAAACTTGGATACTTATGAAAATTATGAAAAGGAGGAGGATGAAAGCTAATTAA
- a CDS encoding DUF4430 domain-containing protein gives MKKKFVYLTVGLILIFIILYFYLNQTSILKSSELISAYIIVTKNFGKEVIIEKKVTVTLGASALDALKMVANVETAYGGGFVISINGIKSTYPKEPYDWFFYVNGFLAKEGASTYILSNNDFIQWDYHYWGNAFTPTATLAVYPNSFINGYKGKVSPTLIVFQKEFSKEAEEIKSQLTQFNVKVETLPIEMITENEKSSCNIIILSKSDSKLVLELNGIHERIGLQLYFKENILIESNNVHKQYLKAGFIQALQNVWNPKGNMACENTILLVSGTDVDSVKKAVNILLNLQEYKYSFGLIVTDQEVLMLPTET, from the coding sequence ATGAAAAAGAAATTTGTATATTTAACTGTAGGGTTAATTTTAATCTTTATAATCCTTTACTTTTATTTAAACCAAACTTCTATTTTAAAAAGCTCTGAATTAATTTCAGCTTATATAATAGTGACAAAAAATTTCGGTAAAGAAGTTATTATTGAAAAAAAAGTCACTGTAACTTTAGGGGCTTCAGCTTTAGATGCACTTAAAATGGTGGCTAATGTTGAAACAGCTTATGGAGGAGGATTTGTAATAAGTATAAATGGGATTAAATCAACTTATCCTAAAGAACCTTACGATTGGTTCTTTTATGTTAATGGTTTTTTAGCTAAGGAGGGGGCTTCAACCTATATTCTATCCAATAATGATTTTATCCAATGGGATTACCATTACTGGGGGAACGCTTTCACTCCAACAGCGACGTTAGCTGTTTATCCAAACAGTTTTATTAACGGTTATAAAGGCAAAGTATCTCCTACGCTTATTGTTTTCCAGAAAGAGTTTTCTAAAGAAGCTGAAGAAATAAAAAGTCAATTAACTCAATTTAATGTTAAAGTAGAAACTTTACCGATTGAAATGATTACTGAAAATGAAAAGTCTAGCTGCAACATTATAATTTTATCTAAATCAGATTCTAAACTTGTTTTAGAGCTTAATGGAATTCATGAAAGAATAGGTTTACAACTTTACTTTAAAGAAAACATTTTAATTGAATCAAATAATGTTCATAAACAGTATTTAAAAGCAGGTTTTATTCAAGCTCTACAAAATGTTTGGAATCCAAAAGGAAATATGGCATGCGAAAACACTATATTGCTTGTTTCAGGTACAGATGTGGATTCTGTAAAAAAAGCTGTAAATATTCTTCTTAATCTTCAAGAATATAAATACTCTTTTGGTTTAATCGTTACGGATCAAGAAGTATTAATGCTTCCAACAGAAACCTAA